From Cellulomonas oligotrophica, a single genomic window includes:
- the dhaK gene encoding dihydroxyacetone kinase subunit DhaK, translating into MKKLINDPQDVVAESLDGFALVHADLVRLRTDPTFVTRATGPVEGKVGLVSGGGSGHEPLHAGFVGLGMLDAAVPGAVFTSPTPDQIAPAVTAVDGGAGVLTIVKNYTGDVLNFETAAELAEAEGTTVRQVLVNDDVAVEDSLYTAGRRGVAGTLAVEKIAGAAAERGDDLDAVAAVAERVVANVRTMGVALTACTVPHVGRPSFDLPDDEVEIGIGIHGEPGRHRVGLEGADAITEHLLTPVADDLALARGEKVLLLVNGMGGTPLSELYVVYRRARALLGERGVEVTRSLVGSYVTSLEMQGASVTVLRLDDETTALWDAPVHTAALRW; encoded by the coding sequence GTGAAGAAGCTCATCAACGACCCGCAGGACGTCGTCGCGGAGTCCCTCGACGGGTTCGCCCTCGTGCACGCCGACCTCGTCCGGCTGCGCACCGACCCGACCTTCGTCACCCGGGCCACGGGGCCCGTCGAGGGCAAGGTCGGCCTCGTGAGCGGCGGCGGCAGCGGCCACGAGCCCCTGCACGCGGGCTTCGTCGGGCTCGGCATGCTGGACGCGGCCGTCCCTGGCGCCGTGTTCACCTCCCCGACGCCCGACCAGATCGCCCCCGCCGTCACCGCGGTCGACGGCGGGGCCGGCGTCCTGACGATCGTCAAGAACTACACCGGCGACGTCCTCAACTTCGAGACCGCGGCCGAGCTCGCCGAGGCCGAGGGCACCACCGTCCGCCAGGTCCTCGTCAACGACGACGTCGCGGTCGAGGACTCGCTCTACACCGCCGGGCGGCGCGGCGTGGCCGGGACGCTGGCGGTCGAGAAGATCGCCGGCGCCGCCGCCGAGCGCGGCGACGACCTCGACGCGGTCGCCGCCGTCGCGGAGCGGGTGGTCGCCAACGTCCGCACCATGGGCGTCGCGCTCACCGCGTGCACCGTCCCGCACGTGGGCCGGCCCAGCTTCGACCTGCCCGACGACGAGGTCGAGATCGGCATCGGCATCCACGGCGAGCCCGGCCGGCACCGCGTCGGCCTGGAGGGTGCCGACGCGATCACCGAGCACCTCCTGACGCCCGTCGCGGACGACCTCGCGCTCGCCCGCGGCGAGAAGGTGCTGCTGCTCGTCAACGGGATGGGCGGCACGCCGCTGTCCGAGCTCTACGTCGTCTATCGTCGGGCACGCGCGCTGCTCGGCGAGCGAGGCGTCGAGGTGACGCGCTCGCTCGTGGGCAGCTACGTGACGTCGCTCGAGATGCAGGGCGCGTCGGTCACGGTCCTGCGGCTGGACGACGAGACCACCGCGTTGTGGGACGCTCCCGTGCACACCGCGGCGCTGCGCTGGTAG
- the dhaL gene encoding dihydroxyacetone kinase subunit DhaL: MTLDVAWAIDWVRRAATAVVEHREELVELDRQIGDGDHGENLTRGFTAVVAKLDALAEPPALVGDVLRLVATTLMSTVGGASGPLYGTAFLRAAKVTGLPALGPDGVVALLEAGLEGIVARGKAVPGEKTMVDAWAPAVAAAVQAAEEGAPASEVLGSAARAAHAGALATIPLVATKGRASYLGERSAGHLDPGARSSDLLLAAAALAAGAQL; encoded by the coding sequence ATGACGCTGGACGTCGCGTGGGCGATCGACTGGGTGCGGCGCGCCGCGACCGCGGTCGTCGAGCACCGTGAGGAGCTCGTCGAGCTCGACCGTCAGATCGGCGACGGTGACCACGGGGAGAACCTCACGCGCGGCTTCACGGCGGTCGTCGCCAAGCTCGACGCGCTCGCCGAGCCGCCGGCGCTCGTCGGCGACGTGCTGCGCCTGGTGGCCACGACGCTGATGTCGACGGTCGGCGGGGCCTCCGGGCCGCTGTACGGCACGGCATTCCTGCGGGCCGCCAAGGTGACGGGCCTGCCCGCGCTCGGGCCGGACGGCGTCGTCGCGCTGCTCGAGGCCGGGCTCGAGGGCATCGTGGCCCGCGGCAAGGCCGTCCCCGGCGAGAAGACGATGGTCGACGCCTGGGCGCCCGCCGTCGCGGCCGCGGTGCAGGCCGCCGAGGAGGGCGCCCCGGCGTCGGAGGTCCTCGGCTCCGCCGCCCGCGCGGCGCACGCCGGTGCCCTGGCCACGATCCCGCTGGTCGCGACCAAGGGGCGCGCCAGCTACCTCGGCGAGCGCTCGGCCGGCCACCTCGACCCGGGCGCGCGCTCCTCGGACCTGCTGCTCGCGGCGGCGGCGCTCGCGGCGGGCGCGCAGCTGTGA
- the dhaM gene encoding dihydroxyacetone kinase phosphoryl donor subunit DhaM, producing the protein MTREVAAVALVLVSHSRELAQGAAHVAEQMAPGVLVVPAGGTEDGLGTSFARVEEALERAADGGRSVVVLADLGSAVLTTEAVLEMADEELAARVRVADAPFVEGAVAAAVTAHGGGDLAGVLASAQQAGAVFAGSGQGPAPVDPEPAAGEPDVDGAVRGRAVLRNPLGLHARPAAVLARRLAAMDARVTINGVNGASVLELMKLGLVTGDAVEVVARGAAAGDAVALVVGEVEAGFGEV; encoded by the coding sequence ATGACGCGCGAGGTGGCCGCTGTCGCCCTCGTGCTGGTCTCGCACTCGCGCGAGCTGGCGCAGGGGGCGGCGCACGTGGCGGAGCAGATGGCCCCGGGGGTGCTCGTGGTCCCCGCGGGCGGCACGGAGGACGGGCTGGGCACGAGCTTCGCCCGCGTGGAGGAGGCGCTGGAGCGCGCCGCGGACGGCGGGCGGTCCGTCGTCGTGCTCGCGGACCTCGGCTCGGCGGTGCTGACGACGGAGGCGGTGCTCGAGATGGCGGACGAGGAGCTGGCGGCACGGGTGCGGGTCGCGGACGCGCCGTTCGTCGAGGGTGCGGTGGCGGCGGCGGTGACGGCGCACGGCGGCGGCGACCTCGCCGGGGTGCTGGCGTCGGCGCAGCAGGCGGGTGCGGTGTTCGCCGGGTCGGGGCAGGGGCCTGCGCCCGTCGACCCCGAGCCCGCGGCGGGCGAGCCGGACGTCGACGGCGCGGTGCGCGGGCGCGCGGTGCTGCGCAACCCGCTGGGCCTGCACGCGCGCCCCGCGGCCGTGCTGGCGCGGCGGCTGGCGGCCATGGACGCCCGGGTGACGATCAACGGGGTCAACGGCGCGAGCGTGCTCGAGCTCATGAAGCTCGGACTGGTCACGGGCGACGCGGTCGAGGTCGTGGCGCGCGGCGCGGCGGCCGGGGACGCGGTGGCGCTGGTCGTGGGCGAGGTCGAGGCGGGCTTCGGCGAGGTCTGA
- a CDS encoding TetR/AcrR family transcriptional regulator — MTGTMDLPAADGLRARKKRERRELLIDVTHRLVAEHGLDGVTVEAVCAQAGVSTRTFFNYFETKDDAALGFAPFAVDGPAAEAFAAGGPTGRLLADAEVLVRSWLDVPAAERARFERGLELARREPRLLVRQMALMERHKGEVGALVDRRLGTDPAHPADLVAGLLVMLLHVSVMRSDATGGDPAQHVADVADALRAVLRD; from the coding sequence GTGACCGGGACCATGGACCTGCCCGCGGCCGACGGGCTGCGGGCGCGCAAGAAGCGCGAGCGGCGCGAGCTGCTCATCGACGTCACGCACCGCCTCGTCGCCGAGCACGGCCTCGACGGCGTCACCGTGGAGGCCGTCTGCGCGCAGGCGGGCGTCTCCACCCGCACCTTCTTCAACTACTTCGAGACCAAGGACGACGCGGCGCTCGGCTTCGCGCCGTTCGCCGTCGACGGCCCGGCCGCCGAGGCGTTCGCCGCCGGCGGGCCGACCGGTCGCCTGCTGGCCGACGCCGAGGTGCTCGTGCGCTCCTGGCTCGACGTGCCCGCCGCCGAGCGCGCACGGTTCGAGCGCGGCCTGGAGCTCGCCCGCCGCGAGCCGCGCCTGCTCGTCCGCCAGATGGCGCTCATGGAGCGGCACAAGGGCGAGGTCGGGGCGCTCGTCGACCGCCGCCTCGGCACCGACCCCGCGCACCCGGCCGACCTCGTCGCCGGGCTGCTCGTGATGCTCCTGCACGTGTCCGTCATGCGCTCGGACGCCACCGGCGGCGACCCCGCCCAGCACGTGGCCGACGTGGCCGACGCCCTGCGCGCCGTGCTCCGCGACTGA